DNA from Chionomys nivalis chromosome 11, mChiNiv1.1, whole genome shotgun sequence:
AATGCCATTCACATTTGTCAAATAGAGACAAGAACCGGACCCCACGAGATGGTGACGATAGGAGAGGGGCAGAGCACAGCCAGCAAACCCTGGCCTTTCCCAACCGCCCATAGACCAGTCAGCATAGGAACCATCTACCCACCAGGCCCAGGCCCGATAGAATGTGGCGCATTTATTATTATATGATTACGCTCCTGCCGTATCCCAGGTGTAGCACTAGGAACTTGAAACAGCTTATTGGTGACCGTCAAAGTAGCCCGGCCGTGTGTGGGTATCATCTTCATTTCACAGGTGAGGACCTGAAGTATAAGTGAGAAGACTCCTCCGCGGTCTTGGTGCATGTCACTGGCCCAATTCTTCAgattctctcttcttctgtgtgCAGACATGCGTCAGAGGCCAAGTGGCCTCCACTGTGCGTTACTGCATGACGGTCGGTGGCACAGTGGTCCTGGTCATTGGGACGCTCTGCTTTGCATGGTGGAGCGAAGACGATACAGCCGTCCAGCCTGGCTCACTGCCCCCCACAGTGAAGCGTCCATTGCCTAGGATCCCCCTGACGTGGCTCAAGTCTATCAGTTTATTCTGCTGCAGCATGGGTGGCCTACTTCTGTTCTTTGGCCTACTCTGGTCCATCCAGGATAGCACAAAGAGGTCGAGCCAGGGGGACCTGTACCAACTCTCCAGAGACCTATGCCACCTTGCTGCGGAGTCTCCTGAGAAGAGCTGCAGGTTAGTGGGGCACGGTGGGGACCATGGGCGATCACTATAATCACATGACCCT
Protein-coding regions in this window:
- the Tmem61 gene encoding transmembrane protein 61; this translates as MAVCETCVRGQVASTVRYCMTVGGTVVLVIGTLCFAWWSEDDTAVQPGSLPPTVKRPLPRIPLTWLKSISLFCCSMGGLLLFFGLLWSIQDSTKRSSQGDLYQLSRDLCHLAAESPEKSCRPPKEAAIPTYEEAMYCPLAVGPLPSPVQPEEDLQCHTPGDALLRSPSLLPPPSYESIVLTQEAVSGPHAASSSPGRAQAAGEFQGSSSP